The genomic stretch CATACTGGTGATGGAAAACGGCAAGCTCGCGGAGCAGGGAAACCACCAGGCCTTGCTCGCAAAAGGCGATCTCTACGCTGACATGTGGGCGCGTCAGGCAGCCGAACGGGAAGACGAGCGGGACGCGGCCCAATAGCCGCGCCCACGCCAATCATATTTACTCGGCTGCTGCCTTGCGCAAGTCGGTCCGCGAAAGATCGAGATCGTCGATCGGGATGACTTCGACATTTTCGCGCATGGCCTTCACATCGTCGATGAACTGCTTTGCATCGCCGACGATGATGAGCGTCGCCTTTGCCGGGTCGGCATATCGCCGCGCTGCATCCGACGCGTCTTCCGCGCTCACGGAAGCGAGGCGTTCGGCGTACCGGGCTGCTTCTGCAGGCTCGATACCCTGCATCATCAATCCTGCGACAATCGAGTTGAAGCCGGAGCTGTTCTCGAGAGCGCGGGCATAATTGCCTGCAAGATAGAGCCGGCGCTTCGCCAGCAGATCTTCGGTCAAGGGTTCGGTGCCCAGCTTGCCCAGTTCGCCAAGGATGATCTGCGCGACTTCATCCGCCGTTTCGTTCTTCGTCTGCGCGGTGGCGATTAGGAACGAATCGTCGGCCCTGTCGGGCACTGAGGAATAGGAGCCGTAGCTCAGCGAACGCTTGGTCCTGACCTCTTCGAACAACCGGCCATTGGAACCGCCGCCCAAGACCGAGTTTGCGAGATCGAGAGCGTAATAGGCCTTGTCCGAGCGGGGCACGGCACGGGTCGCGACATAAACGGCAGCCTGGCCAGCATCCGGAATATCGACCACGATGGTGCGGACCGGCTGAGCCTCGCCTGCCGGGTCGAGGACCAGCGCCGGTGGATTGCCGCTACCCTTCCAGGATCCCAGCAGCTTGTCCGCGAGCGCAGTCGCCTCGTCGGTCGCAAGACCTCCAGAAACGATGATCTTGGCACGGGACGGGTGCCACCACTTCTGGCGGTGATCGATCAGGTCCTCGCGCGTGGTCTGGGCAAGGCTGTCAATCGTGCCGCCTGGAAGCGAGCCATAGGGCGCATCACCATAGAGCGACAGGCGAACAAGCTTGCCGGCGATATCGCCCGGGTCCTTCATCTCGATGGCAAGCCCGTCGATGGCGCGCTTGCGCTCGCGGTCGAACTCTTCGGATGGATAGGATGCAGACGTAACGATTTCGGCCAACACCTCGCCGGCTGCCGCAAAATTCGCAGCAGGGGCCGTAAGGCTCAGATAGGTTCCGTCGGTCGATGCGCTCGCGCCGAAGCTTGCGCCGAGGCTTTCGAGCTTGGCTGCGATTTCCTGCGCGCTTCGGTTGCTGGTCCCCTTGTCAGCGAGCTGTGCAGCGAATTGCGCCACACCTGCCTTGGCCCTGAGATCGGTGGAAGCACCGCCGGGGAAAAGGACAGTCATCGTCGCAATCGGGACGTCGGTGGTCTGTGTCGCCACGACTTCGATCCCGTTTTCGAGGGTCGCATTCACAATGGCGGACTGGGCCACCTGCGGCCGCTCGCCCGGCCCCGGGGGCGCTTCGCGTTCGCCTTCGGGCAGGACCTTGCGCGGCTCACCTGTTGCAGCCGGCAGGGTGCGATAGGTCGGCAGAGGAACCGGATTGGCGTAGGAAGACGGATCGTCTTCGCCCGACACATAACGGAAATCGACGCGCGATTGGGTGTCGAGCCACATTTGCGCGACGCGCTGGACGTCTTGCGCGGTCACCTTGGCCATCGCCGCCAGCCGCTTGTCCGCAGCACGCGGATCGCCGGTCGCCACCAGCAGTTCACCCAGTTCGAAGGCCCGGCCATTGGCCGTTTCACGGCGGCGCAGGGCGCTGCCAAAAAATTCGTTCTTCGCTTCGGTCAGTTCGGCCTCGGACACAGGCGAAGTGCGAAGCCGGTCGATCTCGCCTGCGAGCACCTTCTCGACCTCGTCCACGTCGGCCTGCGGATTGGTAATGACATAGGCGGCGACATAACCGCCATCGGCGTCTTCCGAATAAGAGAAGCTGGCATCGACCGCCTTGCCGCTGCGCACCAGCGCCTCATGCAGGCGGCTGTTCTCTCCCCGCGACATTATGGCCGACAATACGTCGAGAGCGGGCGCATCCTCGCTGTTGCTCGAGGGTGCTTTCCAGATCGTACCGGTTACAGGCAGCGGGACATTGGGTGCCGTTGCCACGATGCTGCGCGGTTCGGTGCGCACCGGCTCTTCGAGTCCGATTTCGAGCGAAACGGGATTGGCGCGGCGCGGAATGTCGCCAAAATATTTGGCGACCATGGCGCGCAGCTCTTCCATGTCGAAATTGCCCGCCACGATCAGCGTTGCCGTATCGGGCCCGTAATAGGCCTGGTGAAAGGCGCGGGCATCGTCGAGCTGCGCCGAGTTCAGGTCGTCGAGCGAACCGATCACCGAACGGCGATAGGGGAGCACGTCGTAACCGTTTTCCGCGATCACGAAGCGCAGGCGGCCATAAGGCGGCGCATAGACGCGCTGACGCAGTTCTTCCTTCACAACCTCGCGTTCGCGGTCGAACACTTCCTGGTCGATGACAGGCTTCGCCATCCGTTCGCGGTGGGTCCACAGCATTGCTTCGAGATATTCGGCGGGGACGATCTCGTAGTAATTCGTGCGGTCACCGCCGGTGGAGGCATTGCGCGTTCCGCCCACATCCGCCGTCAGCCCGTTGATCATGTTGTAATACATGTTCTCGGTCTTGCGGCTTAGGATGTGCTCGAAGAGGTGGGCAAAGCCGCTCCGACCCTCGGGATCGTGCTTGCCGCCGACGCCGTACCATAACGAAGTAGAAACGGTGGCGGTGGTGTCATCCTCGATCGCGATCACCCGCAGGCCATTGTCGAGCGTCCATTCAGTGAACTCGATCTCTGGCGCTGAAAGCGTTGCTGCGTCGGTGCTTTCGCCTGCCTTGTGGTGATTTGCCAAGGCCGGCATCGGCAGCGTCAGGGCGAAAGCGCCCGCGCCCGCCATCAGGAATGACTTGAACATTGGAATTGCGTCCCCTCGAAATCGAAAATCGAGCCAGGAGTAGAGCCTCTGCGGCGTCAAACCTCAACCGCGTTCGGGACATATATATTCAAAGCGCCGACGGTGATCGACCAACGCTAAGGTCGCGAGGGGTTGTGTTGCACTGCACAAGAGCTAAGTAGCGCGCAGCCATTCCTGGCGCGAGCAAGCGCCCTTCCTTAGATATCTGGACAGAAACATGCCCAACCTCGGCGCGATAAAACGCGACTGGTTCTCCAACATCCGTGCAGACATGCTGGCCGGCCTCGTCGTCGCGCTCGCCCTGATCCCGGAGGCAATCGGCTTCTCGATCATTGCAGGCGTGGACCCACGCGTGGGCCTCTATGCCTCGGTAGCGATCGCCATGGTCATTGCCTTCACCGGCGGCCGTCCGGGCATGATCAGTGCAGCGACGGCTGCAGTTGCGGTCGTCGTCGTGCCGCTGGTGCGCGATCACGGGGTCGAATATTTGTTCGCCGCAACCATCCTGATGGGCATTTTCCAGGGCATCGCCGCGCTGCTCCGGCTCGACCTGCTGATGCAGTTCGTCAGTCGTTCGGTCATCACGGGCTTCGTCAACGCGCTCGCGATCCTCATCTTCATGGCGCAGCTGCCGCAGCTGACGAACGTTGGCTGGGAAACTTATGCGATGGTCGCAGCCGCGCTGGCGATCATCTATCTCTTCCCGAAGGTGACGACAGCTGTCCCCAGCCCACTCGTCGCAATCGTCGTCCTGACCGCGCTGAGCATGTACATCAATGCACCGGTCAACACGGTAAGCGACATGGGCGAACTGCCCGAAGGCCTGCCCTATTTCATGCTGCCTGACGTGCCGCTGACTTGGGAAACGTTGCTCATCATCGCCCCCTATTCCGCCACCATGGCGGCAGTCGGCCTGCTCGAATCGCTACTGACCGCGCAGATCGTCGACGACATGACGCATACAGGTTCGAACAAGCGCCGCGAGAGCGCGGGTCAGGGCGTCGCCAATATCGTAGCGGCGTTCTTCGGCGGCATGGGCGGCTGCGCGATGATCGGCCAGTCGGTCATCAATGTGACGAGCGGCGGGCGCGGACGCCTGTCCACCTTTACCGCAGGTTTCGCCCTGCTGATCCTGCTCGCCGTACTTGGCGACCTCGTAGGCCAGGTGCCGATGCCGGCACTGGTGGCGATCATGATCATGGTCAGCATCGGGACGTTCTCGTGGAACTCGATTCCCAACATCGGCAAGCACCCGTGGCAGTCGAGCGTCGTCATGGTCACCACCGTCGTGGTCGTGGTCGCGACGCACAACCTCGCCCTCGGCGTTCTGGCAGGCGTGATCCTGTCGGGCGTGTTCTTCACCCACAAGGTGATGACCATGTTCGAGGTCGTGCGCGAGCGTCAGGGCGATAAGGCGGTGTACCGCGCCAAGGGCCAGATCTTCTACGCCAGCGTCGAACGCTTCGAAGCGGCGCTCGGCCCTGAAGGCGCGATGCCCGATCCCGCCGACCACGTCATCATCGACGTTTCGAAAGCGCATTTCTGGGACATCAGCGCGGTGGGCGCACTGGACAAGGTCGTGGAGCGGATGCGCCGTCACGGTCGCAGCGTGCAGGTCGTCGGCCTCAACCGCGCGAGCAGCGATCTCGTCGACAAATTCGCGCTGACCGACAAGACCGGTGTCGAAATCGGGTTAGCGCCTCACCCCTGATCTGCAGATAGCCTTTCGAGGATGGCGAGCGCATCTTCGCCACGCGCGGCAGGCACGAAGGCATGGTCATGGTGAAAGGCCGCGACCATATTGCAGGCGATCCCTGCATCCGCGAGCGCGCCTGACACGGCAGCGGTCAGCCCCACGCCTTCGAGCGAGGAATGCACCATCAGCGTGATGCGCGCCATCGACGGCCCGTCATCACCCAGCTCGCGCGCCACGCTCTCGGGAACGATGGCGGTTACGCCCTCGTCCTCGCGGAACGTGGCGATCGCTGCGCCCAGCGCCTGCGGCGCTATGTCCGGTGAAATCACGACGAAGCAGTATCGCACCGGGTCGAGCTGCGGCGACATCTGCGCCAGCATCTCGCCCCGGTCCGAAACAGGCTGTGTCACAGGATGTACTTGCTCAGATCGCTATTGCCAGCGAGCACGGCCAGTTTGTCGCGCACGTATCCGGCATCGATCGTGACCGTCTCGCCGACGTGATCCTCTGCATCAAAGCTGATTTCCTCGAGCAGTTTTTCCATCACGGTCTGCAGTCGGCGAGCACCGATATTCTCGACGCTCTCGTTAACCTGCGCAGCGATCCTGGCGATTTCCGCGACCGCGTCCTCGGTAATGTCGAGTTCGACCTTCTCGGTACCGATCAGCGCCTTGTACTGCTGCACAAGGTTTGCGCGCGTTTCGGTGAGGATACGCACGAAGTCTTCTTCGGTCAGGGCACGCAGTTCCACCCGGATCGGCAGGCGGCCCTGCAATTCGGGGAGCATGTCCGATGGCTTGGCCACATGAAACGCACCCGATGCGATGAAAAGCACGTGGTCGGTTTTCATCGGTCCGTATTTGGTGCTGACGGTGGTGCCTTCGATCAGCGGCAGCAAGTCGCGCTGCACGCCTTCGCGGCTGACGCTGCCGCCGCGCACGTCCGAAACCGCGATCTTGTCGATTTCGTCGAGGAATACGATCCCGTTGGTCTCTGCATTCTGGAGCGCGACCCGGGCAACGTCGTCCTGGTCCATGCGTTTTTCGGCTTCTTCGTCGACCAGCTTGTCCCAGGCCTCTGGAACCTTAAGCTTGCGGCGCTTGCTGGGCTTCTTGCCCATCGCCTTGCCGAACATGTCCGACAGGTCGATCATACCGACATTGCCTCCCATATTGCCCATGTCGAAGGGCATCGAGGGCGCTTCCTGCACGTCGATTTCGACCTCGGTATCGTTCATCGCATTCTCGACGATCCGGTCCCGGAAGGCCTGCCGCGTCGCTTCGCTGGCATTGTCGCCCACCAACGCATTGAGCAGCCGTTCCATCGCGGCTTCCGACGCTGCCTCGCGAACAGCCTCGCGGCGGCGTTCCTTCTCGAGACGGATGGCTTCCTCGGCAAGGTCGCGTGCGATCTGTTCGACGTCCCGGCCAACGTAGCCGACTTCTGTGAACTTGGTTGCCTCGACCTTGACGAACGGAGCTTCGGCCAGCTTCGCGAGACGGCGGCTGATCTCGGTCTTGCCGCAGCCCGTGGGCCCGATCATCAGGATGTTCTTGGGCGTCACTTCGTCGCGAAGGTCCGGCCCGAGCCGCTGGCGCCGCCAGCGGTTGCGCAGCGCCACGGCGACGGCGCGCTTCGCGTCCTTCTGGCCGATAATATGTTCGTCGAGCGCGGCGACGATTGCCTTGGGTGTGAGGTTGTCGGTCATGTTTTCCGGTAGATCTTAGACTGTTTCGAGAGTGACATTGCCGTTGGTGAAAACGCAGATATCGGCCGCAACCTCCATCGCCTTTCTGGCGATGGTGTCGGCATCTTCCTCGTATGCGGCGAGCGCCCGGCCTGCGGCGAGCGCGTAGTTTCCGCCCGAACCGATCGCGGCGATAATCGAATCGTTCTTGGCTTCGGGTTCGAGCACGTCGCCATTGCCCGTCAGGACCAGCAGGCTTTCGCTGTCGGCCACGATCATCAGGGCTTCGAGATTTCGGAGGTATTTGTCCGTGCGCCAGTCCTTGGCCAGTTCGACCGCTGCGCGCAGCAATTGACCGCTGTATTGTTCGAGCTTCTTTTCGAGGCGTTCGAACAGGGTGAAAGCGTCAGCCGTGGCCCCGGCAAAACCGGCGACTACCTTGCCGCCCTCGCCGATCCGGCGGACCTTGCGGGCGTTCGGTTTCATGACCGTATTGCCCATGGAAACCTGGCCATCGCCCGCAATCACGGTCTTGCCGTTCTTCTTGACGCCGATGATGGTCGTGCCGTGCCACTGGATCAGGCCGTGGCTCGCTTTTTCCTCGCTCATGAAGCGGGATATGGGGTGCGCACGCCTGCGGTCAAGCTGGCGTGCCGGAGTTCAGTCTCGCAGCAGGAGATTTACTGAGGTGCACCCATTCCGGCCGAACCGACCTGGCCGATGTTGCCGAACAGGTCTTCGAGGAAGCCGCGCTCCCTGCCCAGGGTCGGCGTTTCAGCGCCATCCGGGCTGATCCGCGCCACGTTGTTTATGCCGGTGATGTCTGCTGCCGCGACATTGCCAGCTTCATCGAAAGAGACGGCGAGGACGGAATGGCTCTGGATGCTGGGCCGCACGAAGGGCTTCCGTGCGGTCACGCTGGTAATGTAATACCAGGTCTGATCGCCATATTCGCTGACATAGCTCGGGCGACCGAGCGTGCCGGCAACCGACTGCTGATTGTCGACACCGGGCTGGATCGAGGTCTGGAGAACGGGATCGACCCGATAGCCGCGCTGTTCCCGGATGGAGGAGCAGCCAGCCAAGCCAACGCCCACCGCCATTACCAAGCCCAACTTGAAAGCTTTCGCCCTATCCATCGATCTGCAAACCTTTTCGTAATCCGGCATGAGCGCGTTGCCTGCACCCCAACCGTTCCTATATCGCAAAGTGCCTTACGGCGGCCAAGCGCAGCTTGCAACGCCGCGAATTGTCGCCATTGGGCATAGACCCATTGATAGGGTCGATTGAATTGCGGCTGAACGCCGCCTGCTGGGAAAGTTGTACGATGTCGTTTTTGTCGAAGCTGCTGGGAACAGAACCCGATCCAAGGGAGAGGCTTCGCCCGCTGTGGCACCGGATCATCGAGATTGCGCGCCAGCCCGAATGGTATGCCGATTGCGGCGTTACCGATAGCGTCGCAGGCCGTTTCGACATGATCACCTCAGTCCTTTCGGTGGTGATGGTGCGCGTCGAAGCCAGTGACCTGCGCGCCGAGAGCGCCCTTTTGGCCGAATTGTTTGTCGAGGATATGGAAGGTCAGCTGCGCGAACTTGGCACGAACGATGTGGTCGTGGGCAAGCGCATGGGCAAGCTGATGAGCGTGCTCGGCGGCAGGCTCGGTGCCTATCGCTCAGCGCTGCAGGCAGGCGATGCAGAAAGGCTAGCTGCTGCGGTCGAACGTAATACGAATTTCACCGAGACTGGTTCAGCTGAGTGCGTGGCACAACGGCTTCTCGCGCTTGCCGGAAGCCTCGCGAAAATCGATGACGAGACGCTCATTGCAGCGGAGATCCCGGCATGACGAAAAGCGAAATCGCACGCCCGATCAAGGTCCGCCAGCTTCCGGGTGCACCGGTCATCATCGATGCCAGCGAGGCAGAACGCGAGGCGCTCGCCCGGCGTTTCGGCATCACTTCGATCGAAAAGCTTCACGCCGAGATCACTCTCGACAAGGAGAGCAAGGCGATCGTTGCGACAGGTCGCTTATCGGCTAGAATCACGCAGAATTGCGCCATTTCCGGAGAGGATTTTGCGGTTGAGGTCGATGAGCCGCTGATGTTCCGATTCGTCGAGGAAGGCAGTCTTGCCGCCCCTGTCGAAGAGGACGATGAGATCGAGATCGAGCTGAGCCCCGACGATTGCGACGAGATCGAATATTCGGGCGACAGTTTCGATCTCGGCGAAGCGGTCGCACAGTCGCTTGGCCTCGCGATCGACCCCTATGCCGAAGGGCCGGGTGCCGACGAAGCCCGCAGAAAAGCTGGCATTACGAGCGATGAGGAACAGGCGCCGAGCGGCCCGCTGGCCGAAGCGCTCGCAGCACTCAAGAAGGACTGAAAGGGTACAGAGCGGCACACAGGCCGCTCCAGATCAGACCCGAGATGTCCCGATCAGAACGGGATGTCGTCGTCCAGATCGTCGTAGTTCGAGCCGCCGCCCTGGCTGCCCCCCGAGCCGCCACCGCCCTGGTTCCAGCCACCGCCCGAACCGCCGTTGCCGCCACCCGAACCACCGCCATAACCGCCGCCGCGCTGGCCACCGCCACCGCCGCCGCCGCTGGCTCCGTCGAGCATCGTCAGCGTGCCGTTGAGGCCGCGGATGACAACCTCTGTCGAATAGCGGTCATTGCCCGACTGGTCCTGCCACTTGCGGGTCTGCAGCTGGCCTTCGATGTAAACCTTCGAGCCTTTCTTGAGGAAACGCTCGACGACGCCGACCAGACCTTCCGAAAAGATGGCGACGGTGTGCCATTCGGTACGTTCCTGGCGTTCGCCGGTATTGCGATCCTTCCAGGTTTCGCTGGTCGCGATGCGCAGGTTGGCGACCTTGCCGCCGTTCTGGAAAGTGCGGATTTCCGGATCGGCTCCCAGGTTACCGATAAGCATTACCTTGTTGAGAGACCCGGCCATCCAAAACTTCCTTCGCTATAATCCGAGCGCGACTGCACTCCAGTAGGTGATTCCGGCGAACACATAAGCCAGCGCGAACAGGTAAGCCAACATGAAGCTGGGCCATTTCCACCCGTTTGTCTCTCGCCGGGCGACTGCAATGGTCGAAAGGCACTGCGGGGCAAAGACGAACCAGGCGAGGAAGGCCAGCGCCGCCGGAAGGCTCCACCGCGCAGCGATCTGGTCGCGCAATGCATTTTCGGTTTCCGCCTCGTCATCCGAATCGACGGCGTAAGTAGTGGCGAGCGAAGCAACTGCGACTTCGCGCGCCGCCATTGCCGGGATCAGCGCAAGCGACATTTCGCGGTTGAAGCCGATCGGCTTGAATGCCGGTTCCATCACGCTTGCAACCTGCCCTGCAAAAGAGGCGTCGAGCTGGTTCTCGCCCGGCTCGGCCTTGGGGAAGGTCAGCAGCAGCCACAACACGACCGTTACCGAGAAAATGATCGTGCCCGCGCGGCGCAGGAACACCCATGCCCGCTGCCACAGGCCGATCAGGAGATCCCCGAGGTGCGGCATCTGGTAGCGCGGCAGCTCCATGATGAAGCCCGAAGCGGCACCCTTCGTCACGGTCCGGCGCAGCACAAGCGCGACAATCATCGCGCCGAGGATCCCGGCGATATAGAGCGCGAACAGCACCAGGCCCTGCAGCCCGATACCCGGTCCGACGCTGGTCGCCGGGATGACCGCGGCGATGATGACGGCATAGACCGGCAGGCGCGCAGAACAGGTCATCAGCGGAGCGATCAGAATGGTTGTCAGGCGATCGCGTGGATCGGCGATGCTGCGCGTCGCCATGATCCCCGGAATGGCGCAGGCAAAGCTCGACAAAAGGGGGATGAAGCTGCGGCCCGAGAGGCCGACCATCGCCATCAGCCGGTCCATCAGGAAAGCGGCGCGCGCCATGTATCCGGTCGCCTCCATCACCAGGATGAACAGGAAGAGGATAAGGATCTGCGGCAGGAAGACGATCACCGATCCGACCCCGGCGATGACCCCTTCTGTCAGGAAATCGCGTACGAAGCTTTCAGGCATGTTCGCCACGGCAACGCCTGCCACGACTTCGGTCGCCTGCTCGATCAGCCCGATGAAGGGATCGGCCCATGCAAACACGGCCTGGAACACGACGAACAGCAATCCGAACAGGATCACCGGCCCGATCCACGGGTGCAGCAGCACCCGGTCGAGGCCGGTATGCAAGCGATGCGTGCCGCTTTCGGAAAGGATCGCCGCCTTGGCGATGTTCTTTGCCGCCAGCCGCCGTTCGGGCAGTGTCAGATGCGATGAAAGCCGCTCGTCATCGAACGTGTGGTCATTCGAATCGAAGCTGGAAATGCTTGCCAGCAGCCCTTCGAGGCCACGGCGCCTGACGGCGACCGTTTCCACGACCGGCACGCCCAGAGCGTGCGACAGTGCGTCGGCATCGAGGACCAGGCCGTCGCGCTTGGCGAGGTCGACCATGTTGAGCGCGACGACCGTCGGCTTGCCAAGCTGGATGACTTCCTGCGCGAAAACGAGGTGCTGCTGCAGATTGGCGGCATCGAGTACCAGCACGATAATGTCGGGAGCGCCCTCGCCCTCGAGTTCTCCCAAGACAACCTTGCGGGTGACTTCTTCATCGGGGCTGGTCGTTTCCGACAGGCTGTAGCTGCCCGGCAGGTCCAGCAGCTCGAACGGCTGGCCCGAAGCGGAAGTGACGCGCCCTGCCTTTCGTTCGACGGTTACGCCGGGATAGTTCGCGATCTTCTGCCGCGCGCCCGTCAGCGCATTGAACAGCGCGCTCTTGCCGGCATTGGGATTGCCGACCAGCGCGACCTTTTTCAAACCGGTCATACTGCGGAGCCTTCCACCTCGATCGTCATGGCCATCGCATGGACCCGCCGCATGGCGACGGTCATGCGGCCGATCGTGACTGCAATCGGATCGGCACCGGCAAACACGCCGCGATGGGCGATCGAAATGCTGGTGCCTTCATCGATACCCAGCGCGCGCAACCTGCGCCCTTCCTCGGGCGCGAGGTCGTCCCACCGGACAGAGGTAATGATGGCGCTTTTGCCGCGGGGCAGATGGTCGAGCGTCATGCGGATTGCGCTGCCATGCCGCAGCCCTAATTGCAACTGATTATCAATAACCCGATTGCGTTAGCGGGAGGGATAGCGCAGCCGGCCGAGGAACCGGGTCACGCTGAAAGTCTCGCGCTGCGGGTTCAGCCATTTCGCCTTGGCCTTCTCGAAACGCATGACCCCGTCGATTCGCCGGTCGAGGAAAGCATAGGTATCCTGCTTGCCCTCGCTTTGATCTTCGACAAACACTGACAGCGTGGCTGCGTAGATAGAGCCCAGAATCGCGCGTTTCGTATAATGATTGTAATCGGTCGCAGTGTCGCCTGCGAGCCGCCACATGTGATCGGCGCTGCGCCACCCGGTCTTTACGGCGCGGCGCGCATTCTGCGGCATGGCCATGATCGCGGTTGCCCGGCGCAGGGCTTCTTCCAGACCCGTCACGGCTTCAAGCCGGAATGCGACGAGCGAGCGAATGCGCTCGCGGATTTTCATGGTGGCAATGCGATCCGGCGGAAAAGCGGCGACCATCGCAAGATCGATATTGTCGATCCACGCTTCGATCATGTCCATCGCGCCGCCGGGATAGGCCAGCTTGGCCACATCGGGATTGGCGCCGGCCATTTCGGCAGCCGTCACCAAGGCGGCCTCTGTCCAGCCATCGAAAATGGCAGAAGCTGCAACCTCCGGCGCCAAGGCGAGCCGCAGCTCGTCCAGCGTCATGTCGGCATAGTCGGGTGCCCCATCGACCATATTCAGAACGACGGCCCGTAATTGCCGGCCGCATTCTTGTCGGACTTGCTGGCGTCGGCCCGCTCGAACTCGTCGAGCATCGCCTTGTTGCTGATCGCCAGATTGGCGTAATCGCGCGCGGTCCGCCCTGAATTGTCGCTGCGATCGGGGTTCGCGCCATTTTCCAGCAGCATCCTGATCTGGGCGGTATCGCGGCGGTGGACCGCAGCGATCAGAGGCGTTTCGCCCGTGCTGTCGGTCACGTTGATGTCGGCGCCAGCCTTCAGCAGCGCTTCTGCGCCATCGGTGAACCCGGTCCTGATCGCCACCTGCAGCGGCGTGGTGCCGGTCTTGTCCTTGATGTTCGGATTGGCATCCTTGCCCAGCAGGAACTGGACCCAGACGAGGTCGCGGCGTTCGATGACGACGTGAAGCGCCGTCTTGCCGTCGGTAACGTCGCGGGCATTGATCAGCGTATTACCGGGTTCGCTGAGCTTCTTCGTGACGAGGTCGCCATCGCGATCCTTCACCGCTTTGAGGAACTCGTAACTGTCGGAAAACATCTGCGCCCCGGCCGGCATGGCTACGACACTTGTCGCGAGCGCCAACGCCACCCAAATCCTGCGCATAACGACACGCGTCATGCTGTCATCCTTTCGCAAACCCTGTCAGAAATCATTGCATAGAACATTGAACCCGCTCCGTTAGCAGACCATGAACCGCCACGCCATGCCCATCCCCTTCCGTTTTTGTTTCCTGATGCCGCTTGCCGCAGCGAGCCTTGCCCTGTCTGCCTGCGGCCAGACGGCCGATACGCCGGCGATGGAACCGCCGCTTGCAGGTGCAGATATCGGCGGTGAATTCGAGCTTGTGAACCAGGACGGCAAGCTGACGCGCTGGTCCGATTTCGACGGCCAGTACCGGATGATCTACTTCGGCTTCACCTTCTGCCCGGACATCTGTCCGACCGATGTCAGTCGCGCCATCAAGGGGCTGGAAAAATTCGCCGAGGACGAGCCGCAGCTCGCTGCAAAGGTCCAGCCGATCTTCGTATCGGTCGACCCGGAACGCGATACGCCCGAGGCTGTCGGCCAGTTCGCCTCGGCCTTTTCGGACCGCATGATCGGTCTGACCGGAACGCCGGAGCAGGTGAAGGCTGCTGCAGACACATTCCGCGTATTCTATTCGCGCGGAGAGGATACGCCGGGCGGCGGCTATCTCGTGAACCATTCCGCCATCGTCTATCTGTTCGGGCCCAAGGGCGAACCGCTGGCGACGCTGCCGACCGACCAGGGGCCCGATGCGGTCGCCGAAGAACTGGCGAAATGGGTGAACTGAGAGACCGCTTCTGGGAGCTGCCGCTCAAGGAGCTCAACCGGGCGGAATGGGAAGCCTTGTGCGACGGCTGCGGACGCTGCTGCCTGCACAAGATCGAAGATGCCGATACCGGCGAAATTGCCGACACCAATGTCGCCTGCAAGCTGCTCGACTGTTCGACCGGACGCTGCACCGATTATCGCAATCGCAAGGTCTTCGTGCCCGATTGCCTGCGGTTGACCTATCGCATCATGGACGATGTGCC from Altererythrobacter epoxidivorans encodes the following:
- a CDS encoding SCO family protein: MNRHAMPIPFRFCFLMPLAAASLALSACGQTADTPAMEPPLAGADIGGEFELVNQDGKLTRWSDFDGQYRMIYFGFTFCPDICPTDVSRAIKGLEKFAEDEPQLAAKVQPIFVSVDPERDTPEAVGQFASAFSDRMIGLTGTPEQVKAAADTFRVFYSRGEDTPGGGYLVNHSAIVYLFGPKGEPLATLPTDQGPDAVAEELAKWVN
- a CDS encoding ankyrin repeat domain-containing protein encodes the protein MTRVVMRRIWVALALATSVVAMPAGAQMFSDSYEFLKAVKDRDGDLVTKKLSEPGNTLINARDVTDGKTALHVVIERRDLVWVQFLLGKDANPNIKDKTGTTPLQVAIRTGFTDGAEALLKAGADINVTDSTGETPLIAAVHRRDTAQIRMLLENGANPDRSDNSGRTARDYANLAISNKAMLDEFERADASKSDKNAAGNYGPSF
- a CDS encoding YcgN family cysteine cluster protein — encoded protein: MGELRDRFWELPLKELNRAEWEALCDGCGRCCLHKIEDADTGEIADTNVACKLLDCSTGRCTDYRNRKVFVPDCLRLTYRIMDDVPWLPKTCAYRLRAEGKPLYEWHHLLSGDPEAVVRAGVSVAGRVISEYDAGPLEHHIVEWDW